In Streptomyces sp. TS71-3, the following proteins share a genomic window:
- a CDS encoding lyase family protein has product MAGADADTGLLSPGRAGSPAEAATGDTAFLQAMLDAEAALTRAQAAAGLAPGAAAEAVTAAADAGRFDARDLALRARSGGNPVIPLVADLTAGVPAEYGEYVHRGATSQDIMDTAMMLMAARTLGLIEADLDRAAEALAGLAARHRTTPMPGRTLTQHAVPTTFGLKAAGWRSLVLDARDRVRAVRAALPCQLGGAAGTLAAFTAFAAAGPAAAGQGEGRGATDPAGVRSGADANDAADASAADALLDAYARQTGLARPVLPWHTLRTPVADLAAALAFAAAALGKPAVDVATLSRTEIGELAEGSRGGSSAMPHKANPVRATLLIAAAQRAPLLAAALCAALTAPDERPSGSWHAEWEPLRDLLRLTGGAARDAVELTEGLRVHPDRMRAHLDLTHGLIVSERLSAELAPRLGRARAKQLLTEAAGRAEGEGRMLTDVLAGLPEIASLGLDLAELTDPARYTGHAADLTDRALERS; this is encoded by the coding sequence GTGGCAGGGGCCGACGCCGACACCGGCCTGCTCTCGCCCGGGCGGGCAGGCTCGCCCGCCGAGGCGGCGACCGGGGACACCGCGTTCCTCCAGGCGATGCTGGACGCGGAGGCCGCCCTGACACGCGCCCAGGCCGCGGCGGGACTGGCCCCGGGCGCGGCGGCCGAAGCGGTGACGGCCGCCGCGGACGCCGGCCGGTTCGACGCCCGGGATCTCGCGCTGCGGGCCCGCTCGGGCGGCAACCCGGTGATCCCGCTGGTGGCGGACCTCACGGCCGGAGTCCCCGCGGAGTACGGCGAGTACGTGCACCGCGGCGCCACCAGCCAGGACATCATGGACACCGCCATGATGCTGATGGCCGCGCGCACCCTGGGCCTGATCGAGGCCGACCTCGACCGCGCGGCAGAGGCGTTGGCCGGGCTCGCCGCCCGGCACCGCACCACCCCGATGCCGGGGCGCACCCTCACCCAGCACGCCGTGCCCACCACGTTCGGGCTGAAGGCAGCCGGCTGGCGCTCGCTGGTGCTGGACGCCCGCGACCGCGTCCGGGCGGTACGCGCGGCACTCCCCTGCCAACTCGGCGGCGCGGCCGGCACGCTGGCCGCGTTCACCGCCTTTGCCGCGGCCGGCCCGGCCGCGGCGGGACAGGGGGAGGGAAGGGGTGCCACCGACCCGGCGGGCGTCCGCTCCGGAGCGGACGCGAACGATGCGGCGGACGCCTCCGCGGCAGACGCCCTGCTGGACGCCTACGCTCGCCAGACCGGTCTCGCCCGGCCCGTGCTGCCCTGGCACACCCTGCGCACCCCGGTGGCCGACCTGGCCGCGGCGCTGGCCTTCGCCGCCGCCGCCCTCGGCAAGCCCGCCGTCGATGTCGCCACCCTCTCGCGCACCGAGATCGGGGAGCTGGCCGAGGGCAGCCGGGGCGGCTCCTCCGCCATGCCGCACAAGGCCAACCCGGTCCGCGCCACCCTGCTGATCGCCGCCGCCCAGCGCGCACCCCTGCTGGCGGCCGCCCTGTGCGCCGCGCTCACCGCACCCGACGAGCGGCCCTCCGGCTCCTGGCACGCCGAGTGGGAGCCGCTGCGCGACCTGCTGAGGCTGACCGGCGGCGCCGCCCGGGACGCCGTGGAACTCACCGAGGGCCTGCGGGTGCACCCGGACCGGATGCGCGCGCACCTGGACCTCACCCACGGCCTGATCGTGTCCGAGCGGCTCTCCGCCGAGCTGGCCCCACGGCTTGGCAGGGCCCGCGCCAAGCAGCTGCTGACCGAGGCGGCCGGGCGCGCCGAGGGCGAGGGCCGGATGCTCACGGACGTCCTCGCCGGCCTGCCCGAGATCGCCTCCCTCGGCCTGGACCTCGCCGAACTGACCGACCCGGCCCGCTACACGGGCCACGCCGCCGACCTCACCGATCGCGCTCTGGAACGCTCATGA
- a CDS encoding protein kinase, translating to MEAQRPGLGLEPGSGEPGGAPPATIGPYVVMRSLGGGAMGVVSLCRTFSGRLVAVKQVREEYADDPAFRSRFRREVAAARRVRGVYTVPVVDADTDGHRPWVATAYVPGPTLDQAVGSHGSFREPAVRALGAGLAEALQAIHAAGLVHRDLKPGNVLLGREGPRVIDFGITRALGETRLTRTGALIGSPAFMAPEQVASSHDVGPECDIFALAGVLVYAACGEGPFGPGDKGTLQRIVTQEPDLHGVPAALHLLLHCLDKTPSRRPSPEDVLALLAPTDPEALRFPALREDLAARAREAELLAVVPPPPGAVPGSGRKEALPSRRRALIGGLSALGVLAAGSVAAAVWMNSDDGDTNGDNGKDAGAGKPLGSAVPDVVLTDPPRPLWTTGIPIYTSIPQLDVLGSTLVLQDSMNTAAGLDTAGGTLRWRHNPGTDGKPARDDVLALGERVLGHAGTELVFSGLGTGLAAAGDYFMATASPATARVRSKNGLPTGVSPVAMLTAHGTTAYCMVNKVGAAPSFTSTQAVAAIDLDHGTIRWQKSAAPGALNANGYVADGRGLYYAEGTDDGLTLHALDAADGSSRWSQKVTADPDGRLQGGSQSNGYLDPSLTAAGDLLIAVDANGGLTAYDAARSGTAAGRWP from the coding sequence ATGGAAGCGCAGAGGCCGGGCCTGGGGCTGGAGCCGGGTTCCGGAGAGCCGGGCGGCGCTCCGCCGGCCACCATCGGCCCCTACGTCGTGATGCGCTCGCTCGGAGGCGGCGCGATGGGCGTGGTGTCCCTGTGCAGAACTTTCTCCGGCCGGTTGGTGGCGGTCAAGCAGGTACGGGAGGAGTACGCGGACGATCCCGCCTTCCGCAGCCGCTTCCGCCGGGAGGTGGCCGCGGCCCGCAGGGTCAGAGGCGTCTACACGGTGCCCGTCGTGGATGCCGACACCGATGGGCACCGCCCCTGGGTGGCCACGGCGTACGTCCCCGGTCCCACGCTCGACCAGGCGGTGGGCTCCCACGGATCCTTCCGGGAGCCCGCGGTGCGCGCCTTGGGGGCCGGTCTCGCCGAGGCCCTCCAGGCCATCCATGCCGCCGGGTTGGTGCACCGCGACCTCAAGCCGGGAAACGTGCTGCTCGGCCGGGAAGGCCCCCGTGTCATCGACTTCGGCATCACCAGGGCCCTCGGCGAGACCCGGCTGACCCGCACCGGCGCCTTGATCGGGTCCCCTGCCTTCATGGCGCCCGAGCAGGTCGCCTCGTCCCACGACGTCGGCCCGGAGTGCGACATCTTCGCGCTGGCCGGGGTGCTGGTCTACGCGGCCTGTGGGGAGGGCCCGTTCGGTCCGGGTGACAAGGGGACACTCCAGAGGATCGTGACGCAGGAGCCCGACCTGCACGGTGTACCGGCCGCGCTGCATCTGCTGCTGCACTGCCTGGACAAGACCCCGTCACGGCGGCCTTCCCCGGAGGATGTGCTGGCCCTGCTGGCGCCCACGGACCCGGAGGCCCTCCGCTTCCCCGCTCTGCGGGAGGACCTGGCGGCACGGGCCCGCGAGGCCGAGCTGCTGGCCGTGGTCCCGCCCCCTCCCGGCGCGGTGCCAGGCTCCGGACGGAAGGAGGCCCTTCCCAGCCGCCGACGGGCGCTGATCGGCGGGCTGTCCGCCCTGGGCGTGCTGGCGGCGGGCTCGGTGGCCGCAGCGGTCTGGATGAACAGCGACGACGGCGACACGAACGGCGACAACGGCAAGGACGCCGGCGCCGGCAAGCCGCTGGGATCCGCCGTGCCCGATGTCGTGCTCACCGACCCGCCCAGACCCCTGTGGACGACCGGCATCCCCATCTACACCTCCATCCCGCAACTCGACGTCCTGGGCTCGACGCTGGTGCTGCAGGACAGCATGAACACGGCGGCCGGGCTCGACACGGCCGGTGGCACCCTCCGCTGGAGGCACAACCCCGGGACCGACGGCAAGCCGGCGCGCGACGATGTGCTCGCTCTGGGAGAGCGGGTCCTCGGGCACGCGGGAACGGAGCTGGTCTTCTCGGGCCTGGGCACCGGCCTGGCCGCCGCGGGGGATTACTTCATGGCGACCGCCAGCCCGGCCACCGCCCGCGTGCGCTCCAAGAACGGCCTTCCCACCGGCGTCTCACCGGTAGCCATGCTGACCGCTCACGGCACCACCGCCTACTGCATGGTCAACAAAGTCGGGGCCGCTCCTTCGTTCACCTCCACCCAGGCTGTCGCCGCCATCGACCTCGACCATGGCACCATCCGCTGGCAGAAGTCCGCCGCCCCGGGCGCCCTGAACGCCAATGGCTATGTCGCCGACGGCCGCGGCCTCTACTACGCGGAGGGCACCGACGACGGGCTGACCCTGCACGCCCTGGATGCGGCGGACGGCTCCTCCAGGTGGTCCCAGAAGGTCACCGCCGATCCCGACGGGCGACTCCAGGGCGGTTCGCAGTCCAACGGCTACCTCGATCCGTCTCTCACCGCGGCCGGCGACCTGCTGATCGCCGTCGACGCGAACGGCGGACTGACGGCCTACGATGCCGCGCGCTCGGGCACCGCCGCTGGACGGTGGCCATGA
- the pcaG gene encoding protocatechuate 3,4-dioxygenase subunit alpha, whose protein sequence is MTTTPPRPTASNPTLPAASNPPLPPTPSHTVGPFYGYALPFPDGGEVAPKGHPDALTLHGYVLDGEGAPVPDALLEFWQSAPDGSLAGRPGSLRRDTVNGGYLGRNGTDFTGFGRVGTDADGHYALRTLPPGNPGVPYISVCVFARGLLHHLFTRAYLADGLSGTGTEAAADGGTERPGDALLAGLPPERRDTLIARPEQHRTYRFDIRLQGDGETVFLRFD, encoded by the coding sequence ATGACCACCACACCGCCCCGGCCCACGGCGTCCAACCCGACCCTGCCAGCAGCGTCCAACCCACCCCTGCCACCCACGCCGTCCCACACCGTCGGCCCGTTCTACGGCTACGCGCTCCCGTTCCCCGACGGCGGCGAGGTCGCGCCCAAGGGTCACCCCGACGCCCTGACCCTGCACGGGTACGTCCTGGACGGCGAGGGCGCCCCCGTGCCCGACGCGCTGCTGGAGTTCTGGCAGAGCGCCCCGGACGGCTCGCTCGCCGGGCGGCCCGGCTCGCTGCGCCGGGACACCGTGAACGGCGGGTACCTGGGCCGCAACGGCACCGACTTCACCGGCTTCGGCCGGGTCGGCACCGACGCGGACGGCCACTACGCGCTGCGCACCCTGCCGCCCGGCAACCCGGGCGTGCCGTACATCAGCGTGTGCGTCTTCGCACGCGGCCTGCTGCACCACCTCTTCACCCGCGCCTACCTGGCCGACGGCCTGTCCGGCACCGGGACCGAGGCCGCGGCCGACGGCGGCACGGAGCGGCCCGGCGACGCGCTGCTCGCCGGGCTGCCGCCCGAGCGCCGCGACACGCTGATCGCCCGCCCCGAGCAGCACCGGACATACCGTTTCGACATCCGGTTGCAGGGCGACGGGGAGACGGTCTTCCTCCGGTTCGACTAA
- a CDS encoding DUF2510 domain-containing protein — MTQVTPPGWYPDPGQTSDGPRTERWWDGSAWTQSVRPAETAAGWGPPGYPPGAPAAPGGRRRGLRAWIGAVVVLVVLACIGGGIYALTSDGGSDSASSQPSSAPSRQGGGGDAPGIPGAPDGPGAPDGPGAPDAPGPGQGQGSEDGYATDPMSGISLPVLDGWQGESLPVGAQVTTGPYKCPGDGTQQCVRGGASSAPAVALKLKQTTAQAVAEADIEQNAKDSYGGKVYGKISSHQQLAARAVTVAGEKGYLVRWKVVTSKGDDGYVESLAFPSPASKNVLVVVRFGFDVNPAAPGVATMDKITSGIKRAALSGGGGNGRNV; from the coding sequence ATGACCCAGGTGACTCCCCCCGGCTGGTACCCCGACCCCGGGCAGACAAGTGACGGACCGCGCACCGAGCGCTGGTGGGACGGCAGTGCCTGGACGCAGAGCGTCCGGCCCGCCGAGACCGCGGCCGGGTGGGGGCCGCCCGGGTATCCGCCGGGTGCGCCCGCCGCGCCTGGGGGACGGCGGCGCGGGCTGCGCGCGTGGATCGGGGCGGTGGTCGTGCTGGTCGTGCTGGCCTGCATCGGCGGCGGGATCTACGCGCTCACCTCCGACGGCGGCAGCGACTCGGCATCGTCGCAGCCGTCGTCCGCGCCGTCCCGGCAGGGCGGCGGGGGCGACGCGCCGGGCATCCCCGGTGCCCCTGACGGTCCCGGCGCACCCGATGGCCCCGGCGCACCCGACGCGCCGGGCCCGGGCCAGGGCCAGGGAAGCGAGGACGGCTACGCCACCGACCCGATGAGCGGCATCAGCCTGCCGGTGCTTGACGGTTGGCAGGGCGAGTCGCTGCCCGTGGGCGCCCAGGTGACCACCGGCCCGTACAAGTGCCCTGGCGACGGCACGCAGCAGTGCGTGCGCGGCGGCGCCAGCTCGGCCCCCGCGGTGGCGCTGAAGCTGAAGCAGACGACGGCTCAGGCGGTGGCCGAGGCGGACATCGAGCAGAACGCCAAGGACTCGTACGGCGGGAAGGTCTACGGCAAGATCTCGTCCCACCAGCAGCTTGCCGCACGCGCGGTGACGGTGGCGGGCGAGAAGGGCTACCTGGTGCGCTGGAAGGTCGTGACGAGCAAGGGCGACGACGGCTACGTCGAGTCGCTGGCGTTCCCGTCACCCGCGAGCAAGAACGTGCTCGTGGTGGTGCGCTTCGGATTCGACGTGAACCCCGCCGCGCCGGGCGTGGCCACGATGGACAAGATCACGTCGGGCATCAAGAGGGCCGCGCTCTCGGGTGGCGGCGGCAACGGCAGGAACGTGTGA
- a CDS encoding SDR family NAD(P)-dependent oxidoreductase has translation MSTVLLTGATSGLGRRLAFELARIGHTVVVHGRDAHRTARLAAEIDDAGGEAHAVVADLSSLAEVRALGIRVATAHPDLDVLVNNAGVGFGAPGEERAQSADGHELRLAVNYLAPVALTRALLPVLRKNAPARIVNVGSAGQVPIDFDDIEFTSGYVGVEAYRRSKFALVAYTFALAEELAGSGVSVNVLHPATYMDTELVRKSGFTPHSSVDEGMAAVLALAATDTGIHHNGAYFNGTRLTRAHPQTYDRDVRSKLLAVTDRLLAS, from the coding sequence ATGTCCACCGTTCTGCTCACCGGAGCCACCTCGGGCCTCGGCCGCCGCCTCGCCTTCGAGCTGGCCCGCATCGGTCATACCGTCGTGGTGCACGGCCGCGACGCGCACCGCACGGCGCGGCTGGCCGCCGAGATCGACGACGCGGGCGGCGAGGCGCACGCCGTCGTCGCCGACCTCTCCTCGCTCGCCGAGGTGCGGGCCCTGGGCATAAGGGTGGCCACCGCCCACCCGGACCTGGACGTGCTGGTCAACAACGCGGGCGTCGGCTTCGGCGCCCCCGGCGAGGAGCGCGCGCAGAGCGCGGACGGGCACGAGCTGAGGCTCGCCGTGAACTACCTCGCGCCCGTTGCGCTGACCCGGGCCCTGCTGCCCGTGCTGCGCAAGAACGCGCCCGCGCGGATCGTCAACGTCGGCTCGGCGGGCCAGGTGCCGATCGACTTCGACGACATCGAGTTCACCTCGGGCTACGTGGGGGTGGAGGCGTACCGGCGCAGCAAGTTCGCGCTCGTCGCGTACACCTTCGCGCTGGCCGAGGAGCTGGCCGGCTCCGGGGTGTCCGTGAACGTGCTGCACCCCGCGACCTACATGGACACCGAGCTGGTCCGCAAGAGCGGCTTCACGCCCCACTCGTCGGTCGACGAGGGCATGGCGGCCGTGCTGGCGCTGGCCGCCACGGACACCGGCATCCACCACAACGGGGCGTACTTCAACGGCACCCGCCTGACCCGCGCCCATCCGCAGACGTACGACCGGGACGTCCGCAGCAAGCTGCTCGCCGTCACGGATCGCCTGCTCGCCTCCTGA
- a CDS encoding phospholipid scramblase-related protein, with product MTTQSNTPAGWYPDPYGAPQTLRWWDGSRWTEHTHAGQQGAPAQQAGQQGQQQGHGQHIPQQAPRGNQQAPGAQQFGQPEAAQYPGSGGQYPGGAGQQPGGGGQYPGGAGQQPGGGGQYPGGGGQYPAGAAQQPGYQQPGQQFQQQQFQQQPGQQQFQQQPGQQFPPQPGQAPREAPRVQRQVQQRAGVAPTGQGGGTLFTEPVLVVNQKAKLIELTNEYSVFDQHGNTLGSVAEIGQSTLKKALRFVSSVDQFMTHRLEIRDAYGQPHLILTRPAKIMKSRVLVNRPDGSQVGEIVQENMIGKINFAMSAAGHQVGAIRAENWRAWNFSIVDHADNEVARITKTWEGLAKTMFTTADNYVLQIHYQLPDPLLSLVVATALTVDTALKQDARGWG from the coding sequence GTGACGACGCAATCGAACACTCCTGCAGGCTGGTACCCGGACCCGTACGGCGCACCGCAGACACTGCGGTGGTGGGACGGATCCCGCTGGACCGAGCACACCCATGCCGGCCAGCAGGGCGCGCCGGCACAGCAGGCGGGGCAGCAGGGGCAGCAGCAGGGCCACGGTCAGCACATACCGCAGCAGGCCCCGCGCGGGAACCAGCAGGCCCCCGGGGCACAGCAGTTCGGCCAGCCGGAAGCGGCTCAGTATCCCGGCAGTGGGGGTCAGTATCCCGGCGGTGCGGGTCAGCAGCCGGGTGGTGGGGGTCAGTACCCCGGTGGCGCGGGTCAGCAGCCGGGTGGAGGGGGCCAGTACCCCGGTGGCGGGGGCCAGTACCCCGCCGGTGCCGCCCAGCAGCCCGGGTACCAGCAGCCGGGCCAGCAGTTCCAGCAGCAGCAGTTCCAACAGCAGCCCGGCCAGCAGCAGTTCCAGCAGCAGCCCGGTCAGCAGTTCCCCCCGCAGCCGGGCCAGGCGCCCCGCGAAGCGCCCCGGGTGCAGCGGCAGGTGCAGCAGCGGGCCGGGGTCGCCCCCACCGGCCAGGGCGGCGGCACGCTCTTCACCGAGCCGGTGCTGGTCGTCAACCAGAAGGCGAAGCTGATCGAGCTGACGAACGAGTACAGCGTCTTCGACCAGCACGGCAACACGCTCGGCTCGGTGGCCGAGATCGGGCAGAGCACGCTGAAGAAGGCCCTGCGCTTCGTCTCCAGCGTCGACCAGTTCATGACCCACCGGCTGGAGATCCGCGACGCCTACGGTCAGCCGCACCTCATCCTGACCCGGCCCGCGAAGATCATGAAGTCCCGGGTGCTCGTGAACCGCCCGGACGGATCGCAGGTCGGCGAGATCGTCCAGGAGAACATGATCGGGAAGATCAACTTCGCGATGAGCGCGGCCGGCCACCAGGTCGGCGCGATCAGGGCGGAGAACTGGCGCGCCTGGAACTTCTCCATCGTGGACCACGCCGACAACGAGGTCGCCCGGATCACCAAGACCTGGGAGGGCCTGGCCAAGACGATGTTCACGACCGCGGACAACTACGTCCTGCAGATCCACTACCAGCTGCCGGATCCCCTGCTGAGCCTGGTGGTGGCGACCGCGCTCACCGTGGACACCGCCCTCAAGCAGGACGCGCGCGGCTGGGGCTGA
- the pcaD gene encoding 3-oxoadipate enol-lactonase yields the protein MTETLLHHRAEGAPTAPPLLLGPSLGTSTRLWDGVAPELTTTHRVIRWDLPGHGGSSPALIGPGATVGDLAALVLALADALDIERFAYAGVSLGGAVGLHLAVHHPERISSLAVICSSAHFGAGTAWRERAAQVREAGMGKLVETANSRWFTPGFSDPALVEDLRTTDPAGYAACCDALAAFDIRDRLSEVTAPTLLVAGREDRATPPEHLREISDAVPGALLTELPGTPHLAPAERPAAVLGALRAHLEGDPPRGIAARRAVLGDAHVDRAQSRTTDFTARFQDFISRYAWGEIWTDTTLSRRERSMVTLTALVAHGHLDELAMHVRAARRNGLTPEEIGAVLLQSAIYCGVPAANSAFAVAQRVLAEEVAGADGTGTADS from the coding sequence ATGACCGAAACCTTGCTGCACCACCGCGCCGAAGGCGCGCCCACCGCTCCCCCGCTGCTGCTCGGGCCCTCGCTCGGCACCTCCACCAGACTGTGGGACGGCGTCGCGCCCGAGCTGACCACCACCCACCGGGTGATCCGCTGGGACCTGCCGGGCCACGGCGGATCCAGCCCCGCCCTGATCGGCCCCGGCGCCACCGTGGGCGACCTGGCCGCTCTGGTCCTGGCGCTCGCCGACGCGCTGGACATCGAGCGGTTCGCCTACGCCGGCGTCTCGCTCGGCGGCGCCGTCGGGCTGCACCTCGCCGTGCACCACCCCGAGCGGATATCCAGCCTCGCGGTGATCTGCTCCTCCGCCCACTTCGGCGCCGGGACGGCGTGGCGCGAGCGCGCGGCGCAGGTCCGCGAGGCGGGCATGGGGAAGCTGGTGGAGACGGCGAACTCGCGCTGGTTCACCCCCGGCTTCAGCGACCCCGCACTGGTGGAGGACCTCCGCACCACCGACCCCGCCGGCTACGCGGCCTGCTGCGACGCGCTGGCCGCCTTCGACATCCGGGACCGGCTCTCGGAAGTCACCGCGCCCACGCTGCTCGTCGCCGGCCGCGAGGACCGGGCGACGCCGCCCGAGCACCTGCGCGAGATCTCCGACGCCGTGCCCGGCGCCCTGCTCACCGAGCTGCCGGGCACACCCCACCTGGCCCCCGCCGAGCGGCCCGCCGCGGTGCTCGGGGCGCTGCGCGCCCACCTCGAAGGCGACCCGCCGCGCGGCATCGCGGCGCGCCGTGCCGTCCTCGGGGACGCGCACGTGGACCGCGCCCAGTCCCGTACGACTGACTTCACCGCCCGCTTCCAGGACTTCATCTCCCGCTACGCGTGGGGCGAGATCTGGACCGACACCACGCTCTCCCGGCGGGAGCGCAGCATGGTCACGCTGACGGCGCTGGTCGCGCACGGGCACCTCGACGAGCTGGCCATGCATGTCCGCGCGGCGCGCCGCAACGGCCTCACCCCCGAGGAGATCGGCGCGGTGCTGCTCCAGAGCGCCATCTACTGCGGTGTCCCGGCGGCCAACTCCGCCTTCGCGGTCGCCCAGCGGGTGCTGGCGGAGGAAGTGGCCGGCGCGGACGGCACGGGCACCGCGGACTCCTGA
- a CDS encoding PQQ-binding-like beta-propeller repeat protein, with protein MSSPPPQPAEPAPARWPEPAATDAPEPSPAQHPGPSPLEEPSPAPLPATIGPFRVVRLLGSGGMGRVYLAATRAGRPVAVKVVRESYAQDERFRERFRAETESALKVSGAFTAPVLAADPDAARPWLATAYLPAPSLSDAVGAHGPMPEETVRGLAAGLAEALAAIHAAGVVHRDLKPSNILLTADGPRVIDFGIARAVDGAVMTGTGQLVGTAGYMPPEQISGRTCTAAGDVFSLGAALVFATTGRGAFGTSGLHILLYRTVHEEPDLEGTPETLREALAACLGKEPWKRPKVPELPALFGAPALPGSGWLPEAVRQEVVRREETARDALAHGRARRWGRRRVLAAVGGGVAAAALGGWYLTRGSSADRTPRPRLLGQQPLPDGFTKVWTAARGRLLVGGGDDAGAAALDPDTGRTVWQTEPYGNAASVTDGHTVYVIDSDGAVHARDLAAGTPRWRFAPPGDGRPDSTDLAVQAGSEGWAYITSRATGELYAVDGTGSTRWHRHAPTSVYPRGGVLLCVTRRQGGTSERRTLYALEARSGRTLWSYAPDVLGIIKNPNTRLTVAFTYDTPELTALRLTDGHPLWTVPSGLGTGTFPIVVESLASMALLAGSGTAVALQQDPVSGSIAVLDAADGTTRWRRQEEDLRQLVPAGDTLFTAPPSSADVTTGQGPLTAYRLRDGRRLWNTRDLGKGIHQLLGVRGGLVLVGTDGGSHPGLYGYSLADGGQVWHLPYRIDTVSPPWAAVTSGDRLWFSNGTSLLTCALTV; from the coding sequence ATGTCCTCTCCCCCGCCGCAGCCGGCCGAGCCCGCCCCGGCCCGTTGGCCGGAACCGGCCGCCACCGACGCGCCCGAGCCATCCCCCGCCCAGCACCCCGGTCCCTCCCCGCTCGAGGAACCGTCACCGGCACCGCTCCCGGCGACCATCGGCCCCTTCCGGGTGGTCCGGCTGCTCGGCTCCGGGGGAATGGGCCGGGTCTACCTGGCCGCCACCCGGGCCGGGCGGCCGGTGGCGGTGAAGGTGGTACGGGAGAGCTACGCCCAGGACGAGCGCTTCCGCGAGCGGTTTCGCGCCGAGACCGAGTCCGCCCTCAAAGTCAGCGGCGCGTTCACCGCCCCCGTCCTGGCCGCCGACCCCGACGCCGCGCGGCCCTGGCTGGCCACCGCCTACCTGCCCGCCCCCTCCCTCAGCGACGCCGTCGGTGCACACGGCCCGATGCCGGAGGAGACGGTGCGCGGCCTGGCCGCCGGTCTCGCCGAGGCGCTGGCCGCCATCCACGCGGCGGGCGTGGTGCACCGCGACCTGAAGCCCTCCAACATCCTGCTGACCGCGGACGGCCCCAGAGTCATCGACTTCGGTATCGCGCGCGCCGTGGACGGGGCCGTGATGACCGGCACCGGCCAGCTCGTCGGCACCGCCGGGTACATGCCGCCGGAGCAGATCTCGGGACGCACCTGTACGGCGGCCGGGGACGTCTTCTCGCTCGGCGCCGCCCTGGTGTTCGCCACCACGGGCCGCGGCGCCTTCGGAACGAGTGGCCTGCACATCCTTCTGTACCGCACGGTGCATGAGGAACCGGACCTGGAGGGAACCCCGGAGACACTGCGCGAGGCCCTCGCGGCGTGCCTGGGAAAGGAGCCGTGGAAGCGGCCGAAGGTGCCCGAGCTGCCTGCCTTGTTCGGCGCGCCGGCTCTGCCGGGCTCCGGCTGGCTGCCGGAGGCAGTACGACAGGAAGTGGTGCGGCGCGAGGAGACGGCCCGGGACGCACTGGCGCACGGGCGGGCCCGCCGGTGGGGACGGCGCCGGGTGCTCGCCGCGGTGGGCGGCGGGGTCGCGGCGGCGGCGCTCGGGGGCTGGTACCTCACCCGAGGGAGTTCGGCCGACCGGACACCGCGACCGCGCCTGTTGGGTCAGCAGCCCCTCCCGGACGGCTTCACCAAGGTGTGGACGGCGGCCCGCGGACGGCTTCTGGTGGGAGGCGGCGACGACGCGGGAGCGGCCGCGCTGGACCCGGACACCGGCAGGACCGTCTGGCAGACCGAGCCGTACGGCAACGCCGCGTCCGTGACGGACGGACACACGGTGTACGTCATCGACTCCGACGGTGCCGTGCACGCCCGCGACCTGGCGGCCGGCACCCCCCGGTGGCGTTTCGCCCCGCCCGGCGACGGCCGCCCTGACTCCACGGACCTGGCCGTACAGGCGGGCAGCGAGGGGTGGGCGTACATCACCTCACGCGCGACCGGGGAACTGTACGCGGTCGACGGCACGGGCTCGACGCGCTGGCACCGCCACGCCCCGACCTCCGTCTACCCGCGCGGCGGGGTGCTGCTGTGCGTGACGCGGAGGCAGGGCGGCACGTCCGAGCGCCGCACCCTCTACGCCCTGGAGGCCCGTTCCGGCAGGACCCTGTGGAGCTACGCCCCCGACGTCCTGGGCATCATCAAGAACCCGAACACCCGGCTGACCGTTGCCTTCACCTACGACACCCCCGAGCTGACCGCCCTCCGGCTGACCGACGGCCACCCGCTGTGGACGGTGCCCAGTGGACTGGGCACCGGTACCTTCCCGATCGTGGTCGAGTCGCTGGCCTCGATGGCGCTTCTTGCCGGCAGCGGCACCGCGGTGGCCCTCCAGCAGGATCCCGTGAGCGGTTCCATCGCGGTCCTGGACGCGGCCGACGGCACGACCCGGTGGCGACGGCAAGAGGAGGACCTGCGACAGCTCGTCCCCGCCGGTGACACCCTCTTCACCGCCCCGCCCTCCTCAGCCGACGTCACCACCGGGCAGGGCCCGCTCACGGCCTACCGCCTGCGTGACGGACGGCGGCTGTGGAACACGCGGGACCTGGGCAAGGGCATCCACCAGCTGCTGGGCGTCCGGGGCGGCCTCGTCCTGGTCGGCACCGACGGCGGCAGCCATCCAGGTCTGTACGGATACTCCCTCGCGGACGGCGGTCAGGTCTGGCACCTCCCCTACCGGATCGACACCGTGTCCCCGCCCTGGGCGGCGGTGACCTCGGGCGACCGCCTGTGGTTCTCCAACGGGACCTCCTTGCTGACGTGCGCGCTCACCGTGTGA